The sequence below is a genomic window from Ferroacidibacillus organovorans.
GTATACATTAACGGGCTCCAAGGGACTTCTTGGTTTAACAGGATTCATTGATTCATTACCTATGCTCGCCGCACTCTTCACCGGAGTTTTTGTAGAACGTTGGAACAAAAAATCAACCATGATGGCGTCTGACGGAGTGCGTAGTCTGGCCGCCATAGGAATATTTTTGGTAGCGATCTTATCACCACAGATTCGAAGTGGGACGCTTATGGGATTGTACACTTTGATGTTCATTTTAAGCTTCGCAGGTACATTTTTCAGTCCTGCAAATACCGCCTTATTGCCTTTGATTATCCGTGATGACCAACTAAAACAAGCGATGGGTTACTCCCAATCAGCAAGTGCCTTCTCACGATTGGTTGGAACGTTTGGTGGGGGTGGATTGCTCACGTTGTTCGGCGCACCAACGCTTTTTCTTCTGAACGCCGTTTCCTTTCTGATTTCCGTCTTTACACTGCGTTTTATTCGCATCCAAAGAACAGTTCAACCCGCATCAGAATGCAACGGTAAAGAACATCGATTCTTTGCAGAGTGGAAAGAGGGCGTTACCATCATATTCCGCAACAGAGAGATTTTGCGGAATCAAGTGTTTGCTCTCATAGCAAATTTTGTGCTTGGACCGTTGGAAATCGTGATGGTTGCTTGGGTGAAGGGGCCGATGAACGGAACTGCATACGACCTTGGGGTCATAAACGGATGCTTTGCCATTGGTGTGCTGATCAGTGGTTTTTTCATTCGCCTTCTTCCCAAACATATACATCCAAGATTTTATGTTTTCGGCGGTTCCACCATGATGGGATTATGCATCGTTCTTATGAGTCTAGAGCCCAGACTTTGGTATGCCGTGGGACTTGCCCTAGTTTCATCATTTGCCTTGGGAATCATGAATGCAACCGTTGGAGCCATGTTCATTGAGGCGATTCCCGTAAACTTAAGAGCACGTGTCGGTGGTGCATCAAATGCTCTCGATCGTCTTGCCGTTCCAGCAGGATTAGCTTTATTTGGTTTTCTAATTATTGTCATACCGCTTTCATGGATACTCATCATCATCGGAGTGTTCGTGATCCTAAGCGGGTTGCTCTTCATCCCTAATCTTGTAACAAAGACACCTGCAGAACTTGGATTATTGGACATGGACTCATAGCAGAATCAGATCAATGATCATGCGAGGCGTGCTCATTTGCGAGTTGGAACAAACTTGCTGAATAAGGATGACTTCAAGAAAGAATGACGATATGGGTATGATGAGCGACGTTTAGGAGTTGAGGGCAGTTTGTCTAATTTCCTCATTTTCAAAAATGATAATCTCATTAAATTGTTATTTGCGACTTTAATTAGCCAAATTGGAACACAAATTTCTTTTATTGCTCTGCCTCTGATTGCAGTCACTATTCTACACTCTTCCGCATTTCAGGTCAGTGTCCTGAACGCACTGGATTTTCTCCCCTTTGCATTATTTTCGCTACCTATCGGCGCGTGGGTTGACAAATGCAATCGCCGACCCATTGTCATGGTCAGTGATCTTTTTCGCGCAATGATTCTATTGTCTGTACCTGTTACCGTTCATTATGACATGCGTTCCATCTGGCTTCTCTATATCGTGGTATTTGCTGTGGCCAGTTTCACAGTGTCTTTTGATGTTGCATCTGAGGCGTTATTACCAACCATCATACAAAAAGACGAATTACAAAGCGGAAATGCCGCATTAGAACTCAGTCAATCTGCTGCAAAGATTGTCGGCCCAAGCATTGCTGGCGGTCTCATTTCGATACTTTCTGCGCCCTTTGCAGTAATTTTTGATTGCATAAGTTTCATTTGTTCCGCTGTTATTTTTTTGTCGCTTCAGGTAAAAGAAATAAGAACAAGATGGACTGAAAATGTCAACACATCCAAACCTAGCGTGTTATCCGAGATCAGAGAAGGTATGTACTTTGTACTTCATCATGAATTCTTAAAACACTTTGCAGTATTTTCTGGATTGTCCAATCTTGGTTGGTCTCTCATTGAAGGAATTTTAATGGTATATGCTGTACGAATCTTACATTTTGGCCCTGGAATGATCGGCATCATTTTTACAATCTCAAACATTGGACTGATTGCAGCAGCTTCACTTTCAATTTTCGTTCGAAAGTTGCTGCCACTGGGCACGACGGTGATTGTTTCTACCATGTTGCAAGGGGCAGGCATTGTATTCGTTTCGATAGCATCATGGTATGCTCCACTCATATCCCTGACCCTGGGGCTTCTTTTACGATCGTACGGCGTCGTGTCCTATGGAATAAACGCTGCACATATTCGACAGAACATTACACCTGACGCAATGAGAGGAAGAGTATCGGCAACAATGAGATTCATCAGTTGGAGTACTATTCCAATAGGATCGATGATGGGGGGATTGCTTGCTACGGAAATCGGTGTGCCTCAAGCAATGGAAATTGGTGCTGTCTTGTCTGTGTTCGCCGTCATTTGGATCACTGTATCCCCCATACGTTCAATCCATATCAAGTGATCACTAACCAAAGATCGATTACATTTATGGTACCACGTCGGCGTAGTATTCTGACGTTACTGTATCTTCAGAAGCCATTCACGCCTTCAGTGTGCATACGAAGAAGGAAAAACAGTAAACAGTGGCTGGATACGTGGTTGCTATTTTTCAAGAGATTTCCTTAGCGTCATGCGGTGTGCGCAACGTGCTCTTAAGCCCGTTCAAATGCTCAATAAAATCGACAGCTCGTCCACCGTCAGACTTTAATCACAACTCACGAACACCTGAACATATGGTAATTCGCATGCAAAAACCAAAAATTTTAACACGTTTTTTTGCAGGCCGATTTTGCACATTGAGGGAGGGATACGTTTGAACACACGCGCCATCATGCGCCTGGCAGGCGCGTCTCTCATCGTCATCGGTGCAGGGTGGCTCGCACAGATTCCACTCTGGTTCGCAAACGCGCGCGTTGCGGGACAGAGCCAACTCCGCCAAGAGGATCAGATATTGGCGCATCAAGCGAGTCCAGCCTCTCTTGCTCCGTCATCCATGGTGTACACTCCGCAGAACACATCGGCAGGGCTTCAGTTCATGCCGCTATCTGACGTGGTTGCGCCAAGAGAACCGACACCCGCGCCGGGAAAAGGCATCGGCCTGATCCAGATCCCTGCACTTTCACTGATTGCACCCATTGTACAAGGGACAGCGGATGTTGACTTAGAGCGTGCCGTCGGCCATCTGCCCGGTAGTGCCCTTCCCGGCCAAATTGGGCGCGGCATACTTGCCGCACACAACGCGACGTGGTTTCGCCACATTGATCGCCTGCGCACAGGAGATCTGCTCACTGTCACGACGACGTACGGTCAATTTGTCTATCGCATCATAGCCCACCACATCGTACGCACAGGCACGGCGCTTGCAAACTCCGCCACACCAGAAATTGTTCTCGAAACCTGTTACCCACTGGGCGCTCTTTATTTAACGCCTTATCGCTACTTGGTGGAAGCGCAGCTTGTCTCAGGAAAACTCTTTCACCAATCTCCGCCGATCGCGCGCAAAATTCCTGGAAACATCACTTGGCAGCCCGTCGTTCCCGCCGCATTGTGGCGTGAGGGGTTAACCCTTGCGACCAATCCGATCCCTATGGGAAGCCTCACATACTCTGGAAGTCCGTCGATCGTATGGTCAGAAAGCAACTCCCCTCTTGCCGCCGCCAATGCATTCGAGGAACTGTTTGCCGGATGGCTCCACGCATCCGCCCTCAAACAGCATGCGTGGCTGAGCGCGATGGGCACAAAAGCGCTGGGTATCAACCCATTTTGGGGTGCATCCCTTCACCGTGTCAGCTATGCAAGCAGTTTTCAAGTAAATCTAAGGGTAGCAGGCTCTCACCTGATCCAAGCGACGGCAAACGTGACCGCACTCGTCAACGGTCGACGCTATGATATCCGCATGAGT
It includes:
- a CDS encoding MFS transporter, which gives rise to MSNFLIFKNDNLIKLLFATLISQIGTQISFIALPLIAVTILHSSAFQVSVLNALDFLPFALFSLPIGAWVDKCNRRPIVMVSDLFRAMILLSVPVTVHYDMRSIWLLYIVVFAVASFTVSFDVASEALLPTIIQKDELQSGNAALELSQSAAKIVGPSIAGGLISILSAPFAVIFDCISFICSAVIFLSLQVKEIRTRWTENVNTSKPSVLSEIREGMYFVLHHEFLKHFAVFSGLSNLGWSLIEGILMVYAVRILHFGPGMIGIIFTISNIGLIAAASLSIFVRKLLPLGTTVIVSTMLQGAGIVFVSIASWYAPLISLTLGLLLRSYGVVSYGINAAHIRQNITPDAMRGRVSATMRFISWSTIPIGSMMGGLLATEIGVPQAMEIGAVLSVFAVIWITVSPIRSIHIK
- a CDS encoding class D sortase, which encodes MNTRAIMRLAGASLIVIGAGWLAQIPLWFANARVAGQSQLRQEDQILAHQASPASLAPSSMVYTPQNTSAGLQFMPLSDVVAPREPTPAPGKGIGLIQIPALSLIAPIVQGTADVDLERAVGHLPGSALPGQIGRGILAAHNATWFRHIDRLRTGDLLTVTTTYGQFVYRIIAHHIVRTGTALANSATPEIVLETCYPLGALYLTPYRYLVEAQLVSGKLFHQSPPIARKIPGNITWQPVVPAALWREGLTLATNPIPMGSLTYSGSPSIVWSESNSPLAAANAFEELFAGWLHASALKQHAWLSAMGTKALGINPFWGASLHRVSYASSFQVNLRVAGSHLIQATANVTALVNGRRYDIRMSAIPASGGHLKLQTIDTHYGG
- a CDS encoding MFS transporter, which gives rise to MYYLDNAILLDGEILENSYCTPLYKNRDYWILYSGQVISQIGNSFFEIALPWYMYTLTGSKGLLGLTGFIDSLPMLAALFTGVFVERWNKKSTMMASDGVRSLAAIGIFLVAILSPQIRSGTLMGLYTLMFILSFAGTFFSPANTALLPLIIRDDQLKQAMGYSQSASAFSRLVGTFGGGGLLTLFGAPTLFLLNAVSFLISVFTLRFIRIQRTVQPASECNGKEHRFFAEWKEGVTIIFRNREILRNQVFALIANFVLGPLEIVMVAWVKGPMNGTAYDLGVINGCFAIGVLISGFFIRLLPKHIHPRFYVFGGSTMMGLCIVLMSLEPRLWYAVGLALVSSFALGIMNATVGAMFIEAIPVNLRARVGGASNALDRLAVPAGLALFGFLIIVIPLSWILIIIGVFVILSGLLFIPNLVTKTPAELGLLDMDS